The uncultured Ilyobacter sp. nucleotide sequence TAAAGTTATAACTTCTTCCGTAGTAAGCTTCTATAATCTCTTTCCCCATCTGAGTACAGTATATCGGTGTATCAGGAATTTCCTTCATGAGCTGCACAAGAGCTCCACTATGGTCAGGTTCATTGTGATTCATGATTATATAGTCTATCTTGTTAAGGTCGATCTCTTCTTTCAAAAGTTCCAGCCACTGCTCACCAAAAGCATGAATTACTGTGTTGGTGTTATGATGGTTTAGTAGACAATTTAGCACTCAAAAATATATAATAAAAAATAAATATATTTAGGAGTGGCTAAAATGGAAGAAAAAAGAAAATATGCAAGATTTTCAGAAGAGAAACAGAAGCAAATTGCTGAGCTTTCTTTCCTTAAAATAAAAACAAAGGTAGAGCTATAAAAGGAATATGGTATTACCACTAATACTGTTGCTGCCTGGGAAAAGAAATACTTTGGAGGTCCTAAGGAGGACATGGAGTTAAGCGTTCAAGACAAAGAAATTATCAGGCTAAGAAAGCTCCTCAAGGAAAAAGAAGAGGATATAGAAATCTTAAAAAAGGCTACAGCCATATTCTCCAAGAAAACAAGATAACTAAGAGAGAACTCTTTATCTTTGTTGAAATACACAGAGATGTTCATTCCATATCTAAAATATGCAGAGCTCTAGAAGTCTCTCGAAGTGGTTTTAATAAGTTTCAGAATAACAAAACTAATGAGAGAAAGAAAAAGGATCAATGGATTCTAGATAGTATTCTAGCGGTCAGAAAGAACAGGCATAAGAGGAGCTATGGAGCTCCAAGACTAAAGGTTGAACTCAAGGATGAATATGGCATAATAACAAGTGAAAGACGAATAAACAGAATAATGAAAGAAAATAATATATCAGTTAGTTCTACCAAGAAGTTTAAAACAGGAAAGGAAAAGAGCGCAAGAGAAAATATTGCAGGAAATATCGTCAAAAGAAAATTTAGAGTAGGTAGAAAGAATGAGGTCTGGGTTACAGATATTACATATATTTGGACAAGCGAAGGTTGGCTATATTTAAGCACAATTATGGATCTTTTTTCTAGAAGGATTATCGCCTACGATATAGGTAAGCGCATGACCAGTGAGTTAGTAATAGATACTTTAACAAGATCATTTTTATTGGAAGAACCAGAGGAAGGTCTTATAATTCATAGTGATCAAGGATCGCAATATTCAAGTAGGGATTACTCTAACCTTGTAAAAAAACTAGGGTTAGTCCAATCTATGAGTAGACGTGGGAACTGTTATGATAATGCAGTGATAGAATCCTTTCATGCTTCATTGAAAAAAGAGATGGTTTATGTGGAAGGCTTAGTAACTATGAGGTATATGAAGGCAATGGTATTTTATTACATAGAATTTTATAATAAAGAGAGGAGACATAGTTTCTTAGGAAATGTCTCCCCTATTGAATTTGAAAAATTACAGAAAAATTTGGTGTTAGGTTGACTACTATATTGACATAACTCCATATTGTCTCTTCCACAAAATCCTCCCACTCCACTCATTCTATTCATATGTTCATAACCTGTTATGTCATAAGCTTGTCTGTTAAATTTCATTGATTCAGTTCTCATCTTTGCCTGAATATCAGCAATTTCACCATTAATTTTTTCAACTTTTACCCAGTCAATCTTATCCTCATTCATCATTCGTTGAACTTCCAAATTTTTGGTTTGAATATCTAAAGCATGTCTTCTTCTATTGTTGTAATTCTCTTTCTCTAAAGCACTTAACTTTTCATTTTGTTCAGGAGTTAAGTTTTGATTAATTCCAGTTTCATATCTGTGCGAATCATACATGTGACTGTAATTATTATAGCCTCTAGCAAAAACTACAACTGATACAACCAACAATCCTGCAACTAACAATTTTTTCATAATTATCAACCTCCTTGGTATACAAATAAATACCTTATGAATGTGACGAGATTGTGACAGTAGTTAGTATTATTTTCAAAGTGTTAAATTTGATTAATACTAAAATATAACATCAATGATCAAAGCAATTGTTTGGATTAAATATTCACAAAAGGACTTCTAAACTTTTAATTGAATAATAAATGAAGTATATAAAAATTATTTTATTATAGGGAGGTCTATTTAATGAAGAAGATTTGGGCAATACTTTTATATATTGTAATTTTCACTTTTAGTTTCTCTAAATTAGTGGAATATGAAGTTGACATAGCCTATACAGAAGTTAATTTTACTGGGAATTCTGTAAAGGCCATGACATTAAATGGAGGAATCCCGGGACCCACTCTTGAATTTACAGAGGGAGACATTCTCAGAGTAACATTTAACAATTATATGGATGTGGAGACCTCTATACATTGGCACGGTCTGCTTGTACCAAATGATCAAGACGGGGTTCCTTACCTAAACACCCCTCCCATACTTCCAGGAACTTCATTCACCTATGAAATTCCATTGATACAATCAGGAACCTATTGGTATCATTCTCATACAGGATTACAGGAGCAGCGCGGTGTATATGGAAGTATCGTAATTCATCCAAAGGAAGAAGAGAAGATAGAAGAGTATGTTGTGGTAGTATCCGACTGGACAGATGAAGACCCGGTGAAAATATTAAAAAATTTGAAGAAGGACGGAGATTATTATGCTCTTAAAAGAAATAGAGTACAGTCCTGGGAAAAAGTTTTAAAAGAGAGAAGGATAAAAGAAAGAATTAATGGAGCCCTCATGAGAATGGGGCCCATGGACCTATCAGATGTTGCGTATGATGCCTATTTAATAAATGGGGAAAAAGAGATATCCCTTGGAAATATACCAGCAGGAACTTCCGTAAAATTAAGAATAATCAATGCAGCCGCATCAACGTACTTTAACCTCTCCTACTCAAAGGGAAATATGGAGGTTGTGGCCGCTGATGGCATAGATGTAATGCCTGTAGGAATGGATAAAATACTTATAGGTGTGGCAGAAACCTATGATGTGATAATAGAATCTGGAGGAGTTTTTGTAGCTACTGCTCAAGATAATACAGGAAAAGCAAGCCTACACGTAGGGAAAACTTCCATGGGTACAGCGGAGCATAATAAATATAAGATGCCGGAAGGAAATAATATGCAGGAAATGGACAGTATGACCTCTATGATGGAATCCTCCGAAGTTCATGATTTTACAGCCATGAAGATGGCTGAAAATGATATGGGACACACTATGCACCAGATGCCTGAAAAATCAGATTATTATGATTTCTTGAAGGCAAGGGAATCCACAGAATACAGTAAAACCCTTGAGGAAAGAGTTATAGAATTAAGAGTTACTGGAGATATGGAAAACTATATCTGGACATTTAACAATAAAGCTCTCATAGAGAGCGATAAAATCCTTATAAAGAAGGGAGAAAGGGTAAAGTTTATCCTTAAAAATGAGACCATGATGCATCACCCTTTACACCTGCATGGCCACTTTTTTAGAGTTATAAACAAGCATGGAACCCACTCTCCTTTGAAACATACTGTAGATGTACCTCCAATGCAGACTATAGAGATAGAGTTTTTAGCAAATGAGGAAAAGGACTGGTTTTTTCATTGTCATAATCTTTATCATATGAAGGCTGGGATGTCAAGGATTATCAGCTATGACGATAGCTACCTAGATAAAAAGATAGCTGAAAAACTTTCTTGGGATAAAAGATGGTTTCACAGGGGAGAGGCAAAAGTTGCATCCAACTACTCAGGGCTTGACGTTACTACATTTAACTCTAGGAACACCCTAGAATTCTCTGGGGATGCTTCCTATGATGGGGAACACGATTTAGATGTATATTATAGTAGGTATATAAACAGATTTTTATCTCTTGGAATAGGATATAATATGGAGGAAGATGATGAAGAGATAGATAACAGAGGATTTATTTCAGTGGAATATCTTCTCCCCCTTCTTATAGATTCAGAGTTTAAGCTCTATGATGACGGAGATCTAGAGGCAGAGTTTTCCAGTGAGTTGCAGCTAACTGATAAACTGCAGTTTAACTGGGAGGCAGATGCCGAGGGAGAGTACCTCTTAGAGCTTGAGTACAGGTACAGAAAATGGCTCTCTTTTGTAGCGAATGCTCATTCGAAATATGATGAGGGAATAGGTATAAGGGTGAGGTTTTAAAAAGACTTAAACAAATTTAAATAGTTAATTTTGCTGTGATTTTTTAGGGGGTGTATGCAATGAAAAAAATTATAATAGAAGGTATGATGTGCGGTCACTGCGTAGAAACCATTGCGAAAAAACTTAAGTCTATCGATGGCATAGGGGAGGTTGAAGTTTCTCTTGATGAAAATGCAGCCTTTATTTCAGGTGGAATTGAGAATGATCTTATTAAATCAGCTATTGAAGGAGAAGGATATCAGGTTATCTCTATAGAAAATATTGAAGAATATCCAAAAGATGGAAAAGAAAAAATAGGTTTTTTCAGCAAACTTATAAGGAAAATAGAAAAATCTAATGTGGAAGAGTTTGGAGAGGGTAAAATGCACTGCTGTGACCTTTCCAAAGAAGATAAAAAGGATGAGAGTGATAAAAATTGACAGGCAGGTGACCAATAAGATGCCAAAAAGTCTGAAATTTTTTTGATTAAGATAGTCAAAATAAGAGAATAATGTGATTCAAAAAAGCTACTGAAATTTCAGTAGCTTTTCAATTATTTAATACTAGAGTGTCAACGCTTCATAGGTAAGGAGTTTCTTACAAACGAAAACAGAACTAAAAGCCATTGCTGCTCCTGCTGTTACTGGACTCAGCAAAAATCCTGTAAAGAGATAGAGAGCTCCTGCAGCTAGTGGTATCCCAAGACTGTTATAGAAAAATTTCCAAAATAAATTTTGCTTGATTTTTCTCATAGTATATTTTGACAGCTCCATCGCCACCACCACGTCTCTCAAGTCCTCTTTAATCAGCACAATATCCCCAGTCTCTATTGCACGCTCTTTAAACCTATTTCTATTCCCAAACCATTGCACCCTTCTTTCCCTCATTAAAAATAAAGATATATATTATCTACCTCAAGATTCCATTATTATAATACGCGTGGCACATAAACTATCTCCTATTTACTCACATTAAATTGTCCCATCATACCCATATCTTCATGTTCTAGTATATGGCAGTGATACATAAATAATCCTGCGTGTCTGAATTCTACCAAGAGTTCTACAGTCTCTCCAGCGTCTACTAATACAGTATCCTTGTCTCCACGCTCCCACTTATACGGAGGACGACCATTACGATTAAGTATTCTAAACTGTGTATTGTGAATATGGAATGGATGCGGAATATTTCCCATCATGCTACTCATACCACCACCCATCATCATGTCCCTTCCCATATGATGTGAGGCATTAGTTACAACCCAAATCTCTGGCTCATTTAATTTTACATATTCGTCTATTCTATCCATATCCATTTGTTTCCCATTAATATTAACGGTTCTACCAGATCCCTGCATAACAAAATACCTCTTCTTCATTTTAGATGTATCTGGTAGTTTAACCTTTTGATTGAGCATTTTGGGAACTTTTTCCACCTTGCTCTTTTC carries:
- a CDS encoding IS3 family transposase, producing MTKRELFIFVEIHRDVHSISKICRALEVSRSGFNKFQNNKTNERKKKDQWILDSILAVRKNRHKRSYGAPRLKVELKDEYGIITSERRINRIMKENNISVSSTKKFKTGKEKSARENIAGNIVKRKFRVGRKNEVWVTDITYIWTSEGWLYLSTIMDLFSRRIIAYDIGKRMTSELVIDTLTRSFLLEEPEEGLIIHSDQGSQYSSRDYSNLVKKLGLVQSMSRRGNCYDNAVIESFHASLKKEMVYVEGLVTMRYMKAMVFYYIEFYNKERRHSFLGNVSPIEFEKLQKNLVLG
- a CDS encoding periplasmic heavy metal sensor, producing MKKLLVAGLLVVSVVVFARGYNNYSHMYDSHRYETGINQNLTPEQNEKLSALEKENYNNRRRHALDIQTKNLEVQRMMNEDKIDWVKVEKINGEIADIQAKMRTESMKFNRQAYDITGYEHMNRMSGVGGFCGRDNMELCQYSSQPNTKFFCNFSNSIGETFPKKLCLLSLL
- a CDS encoding multicopper oxidase domain-containing protein — protein: MKKIWAILLYIVIFTFSFSKLVEYEVDIAYTEVNFTGNSVKAMTLNGGIPGPTLEFTEGDILRVTFNNYMDVETSIHWHGLLVPNDQDGVPYLNTPPILPGTSFTYEIPLIQSGTYWYHSHTGLQEQRGVYGSIVIHPKEEEKIEEYVVVVSDWTDEDPVKILKNLKKDGDYYALKRNRVQSWEKVLKERRIKERINGALMRMGPMDLSDVAYDAYLINGEKEISLGNIPAGTSVKLRIINAAASTYFNLSYSKGNMEVVAADGIDVMPVGMDKILIGVAETYDVIIESGGVFVATAQDNTGKASLHVGKTSMGTAEHNKYKMPEGNNMQEMDSMTSMMESSEVHDFTAMKMAENDMGHTMHQMPEKSDYYDFLKARESTEYSKTLEERVIELRVTGDMENYIWTFNNKALIESDKILIKKGERVKFILKNETMMHHPLHLHGHFFRVINKHGTHSPLKHTVDVPPMQTIEIEFLANEEKDWFFHCHNLYHMKAGMSRIISYDDSYLDKKIAEKLSWDKRWFHRGEAKVASNYSGLDVTTFNSRNTLEFSGDASYDGEHDLDVYYSRYINRFLSLGIGYNMEEDDEEIDNRGFISVEYLLPLLIDSEFKLYDDGDLEAEFSSELQLTDKLQFNWEADAEGEYLLELEYRYRKWLSFVANAHSKYDEGIGIRVRF
- a CDS encoding heavy metal-associated domain-containing protein, with amino-acid sequence MKKIIIEGMMCGHCVETIAKKLKSIDGIGEVEVSLDENAAFISGGIENDLIKSAIEGEGYQVISIENIEEYPKDGKEKIGFFSKLIRKIEKSNVEEFGEGKMHCCDLSKEDKKDESDKN